The Dermacentor silvarum isolate Dsil-2018 chromosome 7, BIME_Dsil_1.4, whole genome shotgun sequence genomic sequence CTTACGACCTGAAGTCAGTCTTCCTCATAATTTTAAAgttctattttgtttatttatttgcaaaatactgcagacaagttctattttgtttatttgcaaaatactgcagACCCATCTGGGCTCAGGCAAGAGGGGTAAAGTACAAAGCAAGAAGGAAAATTTATGTGCATTCAGAAAACAAAAAATTGCATTCCAATTTTGAAAGTGTCACCATCACTCTTGAATTGTTTCATCATTTGTTTGATATATGCCTTTTAATTTAAATGTCAAAATAAATTCCAGATATCAACCCGTAACAACTAGTCGGACGATTATTTTCACATGGTGAATAATCTCGTAGAAATTAAACGTAAATGCATGAGCAGAAAAATATATCAACAGTGCGAGCCATGGGCCAGAACATGGATGTAAAAAGCCTTAACGGCTGAGGTAAAaggccttaacgagatcgttataagtggtcagattgtccctggtcaccatggtgtccaactcgtctccagtgactccggcgcggttgactaggcctcgcgcaatggcgtgggtgacctcgttgaggttggggaggtgtgggtggtcagggtccatgtcagggagatcacgctgtctttagagtgtggtgcctggcagaGGATatgaagagcttgaggagaaatacggcctttgctgaagttagtgacggctgaagagtggccagggcgatggccacttcttcagccgtctcGGCAGTGGGGGCAATGACACTGGAGGCGTGGTATAGGACTCCACTGcatgtggcgacggccacaaatcgtgtgccatggaaATATTGGGCAGCATCAACAAATGTGACGCCAGGTACGTGAGCAAGGGCCTTTATGATAGCTCTGGCCCGaacttggcgccgggccctgggtgcatgtttctagggttcgggtctgtgtggatccagctacggatgacAGTCGGGAttgattgtttggggccctgttgctgatggtaagtgaagccaagcgtggatagaataaagcgtcccgtttcagtaagggtgaaccgttcaagctgagagcgttgttggaCTTCagtgagttcggcaagggtgctGTGAACTCccagttggttgaagagttcactGCTGGTGTAATgtgggaggccaagtgcttgcttgtagacctcTCGTATGAGGGcgtcgagcttgttttgctcggcccggtaccagttgaggtacgcagcaacatAGGTAATGTGGTATATGactgacaaaggactgcacgaggcggagaagactttcttctttgagtccccctcgtcggttggagatacgTTTAAGAAGACgaagggtgttttgagattgggcgcagatcttgttgagagccaagacattggagccgttggtagagatgagACCGAGGCCCCGGATAACTAGGGATGTgtggcatagagtttctcactatattatagtgagaaactatgacgtgtggtataggactgccatctttgAAGACGTAGGCTGATGGCGTCACAGGGTCGGTGATCAGATTGGTGTTTGGGAGGACGTCTCCGCTGAATGGGCTTTAAAAAAAACGCGCCAAACGCGGCGCGGCAACAGATAGCGCGGAACAAGACCTCGGAATACGCGCGTTTCCGTTGCTGGGCGACGCCGGGCCTCCGTTAGCAATATTGCGCTATTTTATTACAGCATATAGCAATATATCTTACAATATCAAATAGTATTTATTTTGATTGCACACGCAGAATTCAAGTACCGCAATAAGCAAGGTTCCTTAATACGAAACTAAACACTCTGCTAAATTTACACGCGTGGTAAAAATAAATGGCAGCGTCCATGAGAGTTACTGCCGTGCGGCATCTTCGCAGGTTTCGGTATGCATTTTTGCTCGATGAGAAAGTTTTGCGTCTCATTTACTTTTTTACGAGGCAAACCTTGACAACAGCGAAGTTATACAGACACTATTTTAGTGCATGGCTGCTGTTGCGGACCTTTCATTCACCGCGATTTCCTGCTCCAGCTAGCTTGGTAACCTTCGCGGTGCGCTGAACATTGAATGGGTTCGCTTGCAGATTACGGCCCTCAAGCATTAGCAGCGCTGCTCGCACGTTGACTCTTGAGTATCCAGACCACCACGGAACAAGCCATGGGTGTTCGCTGTGCGGATCGCGTTTGTTCAGCACCTCTTACTGGCGGTGGGCGAAGAAGATGGAGAAACCGTTTGTATGTTGTTTTAGAAGTTTGCGGCGTTTCACAGAGGTTGATCGTGCTCACATTGTAACGGCCTGCAGTTGCATGTTAGTGGTCAAGTTAACCCGCACAGAAAGCAAGCACGCACACAGCGAAGTTAGCGAGGCAGACGCTCCTATGTCGATGCTGCGAGGTTATTTTTCTCGCTTTCCTACACCCAAGGGTACTTGCAATGTTTTTCCAGAACATTGCATTACTGGAATTATGCGATCAGATTTGTCGGAAACATCGTTGTGCGAGACGTGGTGGGGGAGTGTCAAGCTGCCGTAGCGCTCTGCCCTACCAGCCTTGCCACTCAATATTTTAGTTTAACAATTAAGCaaacgaaagaagaaaagaaaaaaaaaaaacttgatcttAAACATCAAACACAGGGCAACAAAATTTTTCGGGCGGGACAAGTGAAGAGGAACACAATGATACTGGCGCTGCCAGTTTTTCGAAGTTAGCAAATGAACCAGTTGGGCCAGCTTTCTGTCATGTGAACTTACCTGAAAGCAGGTTTCCCAAAACTTCGCATAAAATGATTATGCTGTTCCACATCTATGTTTGTTTCAGGTTCCGTCGAGGACAAAGCCGAAGCACCCTGTTGTCAAAGTCTGGAAAAATATCACTCTTGCTGAACTTGCCAAAGTAGTAGAACGCCCAATAGGTGAGATAAGGAAAAAAATATAGCAAGCCGCAaaataatatataaaaaaatgcCATATGACTTTTGGACCTCACATCTGCTTCATTTCAGATGACATTTACGAGGCGATTGTGTTTGTTGAGAATGCTGGCCAGTACGACCATGACGATTGTGGTTAGTGTCATGGAGACAGTTGCTATAgcagtgcacgggtgtttttggCACCGTGTTCTTGTTACCTAGGTTGCCTCGGTAGCAGTGCCGCAGTACTATTGAGGCACCCTGTTGTTAGCAATACCAGTTCATTATTTCGcatgctttatttctttttctttccagcAATTGATGATGCTGACATCCTCTTCCTGATCCTCAAAAGACTAGGCCTTCGTGGTCAGTTGGTGGCTCCTCCAGAACAGCCATCACAAAAGAAAGAGTTTCAAGATGCAGTTAGAAGGTTAGACAATAGTTGCCATGTCTAGCACATTCTTATCTTCACCTCAGAATTTTCCTTATTCATTTTGCTTTATCTATGCATGTAAATTAACATTCAGTTTTCAATGtaccaaaagaagaaaaaattattaAAGTACCCACTTAGCAATATTTTAAAGCTGAGCTCTCTCAATAATTTCTTGCAGTAACCTACCAGGCTGTCAGCCAGGTTAGCAGCTCCAGGTTTTCACTAAAGCCAGTCTCTTTCTTTCCTAAAGAGTTAATTTCCTCCAATCTGTATGTCTATTCTACTGCATATCAGTCAGTTATTTCCTGAAGCATGTTTAATATTGTAGATTTTGCCATTTATTGCACTTCGATTTCGGCTAGCATAAAAATTCACAATTCGATACGGTAGCATGTGAGAGTGTGCTAGCGTTTGTGACATTTCATGCACAGAGGCAGGACATAAAATACGCACTGCAGCATAACTGTGTTGACGGCAGTCACGTAATTATCTGTGGAGCAGAATTGTAAGGGGAACTCGTGTGACGTCGAGTGTTTAAGCTTCAGTATCATAGCAGTTGAAACTAGAACAGATCACAGCAAATAATGTTGGATATGTCTGAGGGAAAATGTCTTTGGGCAACGTGCACCGAGCATCGTGATTTACTACATAAACTGGCGCCCActaaagcaagaaaacaaaaggcACCTGAAAAGTTATGTGAGGAGCCCTTTACAATCTTTGATGCTTGATGTTTACTGTTATTGTTTAGGCCACCTGCCGACCCTAGTGTGCTCGTCCCACGGCCACCGGTCATTACGATCATGGGACATGTTGACCATGGGAAGACAACACTCTTGGACACACTTCGTAATACCAATGTAGTCGACCAGGAGTTTGGTGGCATTACGCAACACATTGGCGCCTTCACTGGTAAGCTTTGCAGTATGTGAGTGCGCATTGCCTGGATTAGTGAAATATGCTTAATTTATCTGCAGATCTCTGGGGAATGTTTGCGTGCAGATTTACACTCTATGAAAATTTGAAGGATCGCTACACTGTATGTTACATTGATGAGCGAGTCTTCTGGTAAACTGCTGGCTCGGTGGTGCCCAAATTTTGCACAGAGTTTGGAttttgtgacgtttttttttttaataccatGCTTAGTTGCAGCATCTGCGTCTTTCGACCAGGATCATCAGATGTACAGCACGCAGTCCTTTCAAATTTAGTTATTCCTAACCGAATGTTCACCTTTGAGTCACCTATCAAAAGTTCCCTGGCCACAGCGTGCATGAACGCGGTGACTTGGTGCTCTGTACAGAAGGTTCTTAAGAGAGGGATGGACACTATAGCCTCCGAGTCGCAAAAAAATCTTCAGAAGTGCCCGCCACCTGTCAAAAAGTCAACGTGCTTGTGCAAGtcgtggtctgtaaacttttgatCAAGACTTTACATGTAATCTGTAGGTATGCTGGACTATAAATGTAATTTCCTGAGTAAAAAAATATGGTGGTATTGTCTGCCCTAAGAAGGTGAAAACACCCTCTGCGAAATGACAGTACGAAGATCGGTTTTGTTCTTGGGACTTGATATGGCGCTGCTGTTCTTTCTGCCGAGGGAATCTACGTTTTTCAGCCTGACATCACTGCAGATGGAGTTAAGATTTATTTAGGATACAAGAAACAAGTAATGAATCTAAGCATGGTAAACCCACCATGAAATACTATGTTTTGAGAAGTCCAAGTGTAAGTGAGCCAGTGATTTAGTTGGAAGATTAATTTAAACTGGGTTCTTTTGTCAATACAACATTCCATAGACAGTTAAGGGCCAATATGAAATGACTACTTTATTTTGATAACAGTTATTAGGGTCTGTTCATGTCTTGAAGAGCCATTTTGCACCCTTGCATGTTGCCATGCTGCTGCTTTCAAACTCAACATGTACCCATGACCTACAAAGCAGCATGGCTAATTGAATATAAATCTGCCTACAAAACAAGATATGCAGAGTTTTCGACTCATTCTTTGTGTGTCTGTCATTTGCACGATTTTGATCAAACCTTAATCGGCCCAAGTCACAGAAAAATGTCCTTTGCACTTTCAGTGAAGCTTCCTGGCAAAGACCGTATCACATTTTTGGACACACCTGGGCACGCAGCTTTTTCGGCAATGCGTGAGAGGGGAGCCATGGCTACAGATATTGTCATCTTGGTTGTCGCTGCAGACGACGGAGTgatggagcaaacagttgaatCCATTCGATATGCACGTGAAGCCAATGGTAATAGTGCAGGGAAACCTGTTGCTTTACTCTGCGTTTTCATGAAGATGCTGGTAACAGCTTTTTTAGAAGCACTAAGCCAGCGATGCTTTGTTGACACTAGTCATATTTTAATATGGTGCTGCTTGATAAGCACACACCTCTTGGCAACAAGTATTGCCCAGATTTTAATGCCATCATTTTATTTCTTGTACTAACATTGCTACTTTGTACCTAAAGGCAAAATCCACTTAAAAAGTAAACGCAACTCAAGAAAGCGCTTTATTCAAGTAGTGTGTTATGTTGAATGTGAGCCATGCCAATTCTATGCACTAATATAGGGCCAGTGATAATAATTTCGTGAAGAAATATCCACTGCCACTGCACTTACAGCGTCCTTCATTTTTGTATTTCAGTGCCGATGATTGTTGCAATAAACAAGATGGACAAGCCTACTGCTGATATTGTGAGTGATACCGAGATGGACATCTTGGTATGCAGTTCAGGCGGTATGTAAATGAACATGAGTGTTCCTTTTTTGACAGGACAATGTCAAGAAGGGTCTTATTGTTCATGGAATACAGATGGATGATGAAGGTGGGGACACACAATATGTCTGCATCTCGGCTCTGAAGGTTGGTAGCTCACTGACGAACAAAAAAAGTCTGCCTGTCACTTTTGCAACTCCATCCAGTTGAAGTTGAAATGCATTTCAAAGAACACTTTGGCAGCACTTTAATAAATGCAAATTGCTCTGCAACAGTCACATTTTGCCTTCATAGCCATGCCGAAAGTCTTGGTCATGGCTATTTCTGTCGATCATCTTATGTTCACTCAACAGGGTACAAATTTGGACAAGTTGACGGAAACTATTCTGACCCAAGCTGAGCTGATGGAAATCAAAGCAGACCCAAAGGGCCCTGTTGAAGGTGTCATCATCGAGTCAATGAGTGACCAACACAGAGGGTAAGGCAGGAACTTGAAATTTCACAACAGGAATGCTGTTTCGAGTGCGTAGAGGCAATACCAGTGAACAACAGCTTCTCCATGCAGTTGGTATTGTGTTAATTTCATGCATTATTTGAAAGTATTTTAGTGATGATCCTTATGAGCCAATACACCAGCTGGTTAAGAAGCACTGCTGAAGTACAAGTTACATCCAAAACTTCAGGGGGTTGGTGCTTTGGTGTTTATGTGCTCTCTTTTATGTGCGTTATTTAACAGCCTATCTACTATCGTGTACCTTAACACGGTACTCCTATGGCATGCTTCTGTTATACAAGGTGTGATTTTTTTAGTCAGCTGACAGTGGCATGCTGCAGAATTTTACTTTAGGTGGAATGACTGTTTCACCGACAAGTGACGCCACATGTCAATCTTGCACCACTTTCAGAgccaaattaaaaataaatttccTTGTTTATGGGATACGAGCATGCTCGTTTCTGTCAATATGACACACAATCTTCTCACTCCAACCACAATCTAAAGACATGTTCCGAGCGGTAGACAGTCCTTTTCATTTCCTGTGTAACTAATGTCTGCCTCCTCGAGTAATCCAGCTCCGTAAGTAGAcgtgtgctatatgccacaggtgATATAACTTAAAAATTGTGCTGACATTAGAAAAAAACAAACTGGTGTAATAGTTGAATGTTACTGGGAATGTTACGTTCCTACTCACACCCACTCATACTCATTTCTGTTCACAGTCACTTCTATTCACACTTATCGGTAAGCACACACGCTTACTCTTGTCCTCTCCCGCTCACTCACATGCatactcacatccactcacattCGCCAAGTCACTCATATTCATACTTACGCCCACCCGATATCACCGTCAGTGCCTTTCGTTCGCATTCACGCTAACCGCCACTCACTAATGCTCTATCTCAAGCCTGTGGAGCGAGTTTGAATCAAGTGTACTCGTGAGCGAGGCTGCCAACCTGTGTTTGCAGGAAGCTGTCCACGGCTCTCGTGCAGCGTGGCACACTGAGGAAAGGAGCGTACCTAGTTGCTGGGCTGGCATGGGCAAAGGTAAACTGCCAGAAGTGATCGCAGTGCGAACAGATGGTTTTCTGGTCAGTGCACAGCATCTGAGCAGCATTTCCGTGGTCTCTTTTTCAAGGTTCGTGGCATGTTTGACGAATGGGGGAAGCCGGTACAATCTGCACCGCCTGGAACACCAGTTCAAGTTATCGGCTGGAGGTCGCTTCCGTCGGCTGGTGATGTCATCATTGAAGTTGAATCGGAGGTGACTATACTTTGTTTCTCGCTGTGGCCTGAAAGTACCTCTTTCGTTGGGTCCCGTTGCAATGTTGCTATGATCAGGCATGCTTAAAAATGAGCACTTAAGGTCCTTTTAATCGGGTTGCGTGAAGTGATCTGAGTGTTCAAAAGTGCAGCTTTCTAACGTGACTGTgttcgaaatgaaaaaaaaaaaaaaaatatagtgtAGACCACTTACTTATAAGGCAAGTTATTAGAGTTGCGGATATCCACACTTAAAAAGAGTGATTTTGAAAGCCTGCACATCTCCAAagcatgtagaccaagcagccatgTGTATTTAGAAATCAAAGCATGTGAAAAGGGTGATTGCATCATTTTAAGTTTGCAAACATTGAAAGGTTAATGCATGAGGACCAATCTTTTCAGATCGATAATATTTAAacaaagcagacaaaataacagaaaaagaagAGGAAAGTATTTACTTTCCTCTCTTGTGTCTACTTTTACGTAGCACTTATGTGTGACGAAAGTATTTACAGTACttactcgattgtaatgcgagtttttttccagatttttgctatctgaagtcgatcctcgcactacaatcgaataccgaaattcaagttggctaaaaagtgcaatgatgcacccaattctaattaacgagtgaaagcgcgtgagggacgcgcgctttcacggagagcgaacccacggcggagaggAAACACAAAGTCTTTCGTCGTGCGACAGgtcgtgggggatgggagggagggagcagaggtgacgtttagctgcggcaccaaatgcgtatcttgcgaccgggcgcaagggaaattGGCGATTCTCAcatgaaaggaggaaagcgcgaaggcagtgcgggagggagggggcacaGCTTCTACTTTGCCACCATGCTGTGTACTTTGCGTGGtgacgggcggtcgcgcgcaccgtatcttgaaagcaatctacaacacggctcctacctttctatgcgctgttcgccgctcagtttccgttgaagcgatagaccgcacgaaccttcgcttgctgctgctggcgtgcttgctcacgctagcattttgacagcagctgtgcgcggtcatcgagtgtggtctattcatgtttgcttgtgcgcactgacatcatgcttgttaattcagttagtaagcgaagtttatacagccgataaaactactgtccttactccgtatagctctgtactaatttgctatcgcaattgatgcttcgcctttcgggtgaaactgcgacttcttcatgcatccggtggtctcgtgttACGTTAgcggttttcttttttgctggacgcaacaaaaaGTCACCCCTCACATTACTTtcgctgttttattttttattggtgGATGCAATGAAAAGTCATCCCTCCCGTTACAATCGtggtcgcgttacaatcgagtaaatacggtactttcCTCACACAAAATGAAAAGTTGAAGAGTGCCAGCACACACCACTGACAAGTGGTTGAAGCAGAACCACAATGACTTATCCACGTTGCCACATCAAGTGCAGTTTTGCTCCTTGTTTGGAATTAGCTAAAGAAGCTATTGCTTTAACATGCATTCACTGGGCTTATATACAGCTACACGACTACTCAGAGGGCATGCAGACTATGTTTCTGTGAGACAAGACACTTGCTCAGTAAGCGAGCCCCCGTGTTCTGGTCATGTGGCAATAGTAGTTGGCAGTACATACGGAACCATGCTGGCTTAAATCACCCATTTGTGAAATGCAAAATGAATACCATTAAACACTAGCAGTTCTGGTTCTTCTGTTTTTGTTGGTTGACTGTAATGCTGGGTTCATCTAGGAATGTCATCTGTCAGAGTGACACAGCATCACTATTTCACAACCAGTTCTGAGTAAACTAGCACAAAGCACACGTTACTGACCTCAAACAATGACGTGTGTTGCAGAAGCGTGCGCAGCAGGTTGTCCATTGGCGAGAGTCCCAGATGCAAGCAGAGAAAGATGTTGAAGAGTACAAAGCAATCCAGGAGAAGGTGCAGCAGCACTTGAAGCAGTACAAGGTTGAACTTGAGCAGCGGCGTGCCATGGGTCATCGGAAAAGGCGAAAACGCCTCACCAACCGCGAGAAGGAGTACACTGTCGACAGCACTCCTTGCCTGCCCATTGTTGTCAAAGGTGTGCAGTGACTGCCAACCAGTGTACCATCATTTTCAAGCTTTTTGCCACAGCTGCTACCAGTGCATGCTTAAAAATTGTATGCCTTATTTTTACACATTATAGGGTTGGTAATattgatgaatgattaatcggTTAAATGTATACCACAAAATGACTAATCTTCATGAATGTCTATctagaattgaaaaaaaaaaaatctttcatttaatcgacttaatcgattagacctGTTCTATTAATCGTTTTCGACAGTTTGACAGGAGTGGTGCGAAAATTTTAAAATCGTACTGTAATGGCGGCGCATGaacagtgactgtgcggctgtggtaaGGAGACTTCCGACCATTTTCCGAGTCCCGAGTTATGCCGAGTGACGCCGCCCTAAGCCGGAGGCTTTAAGTGCCCTCGCCCTCGAAGGAATACCATAggaacccagtcgttgatcgtcgtgccgctcccagtccactaaagacgtggcacagcatgcgctccaatttggagcatgtatttgacatagcgatggagttcatgtTGATTCAGTGATTAATCTATACTTGCATGCTAGTTGTggggccattcaaagaaggtgtcggtttcatCCACACATCCCAGCCAGTGGACATTCCTTCGGTCTGTAGGAAAGATTATGTGGTTTAAAATCTTAAACCAGTAAATTTCTCTTCTCCTGTGTATATTGCAGTTTCTTACATATATTTCAATTGGACTTcccctttcacttttgccatttttcttatgtCATGTTTAACTGTAGTCTACAGGGATTCAGTTGTGTCATGTATCTtatttaattcttcactaaatgCCATTTAATAccatatattgtttatcttttgAGAAATCGCTAGTGCCAACTATATTCAGTCTTTAACAAGTTAAAAGATTATCTTTATTAAGTTTATaaacttgtgtttcaaacttggttccacctctaaACCATTAAAGTAaggtcctacaaaagtagataaccgTGTTTCAACCTTTCTAAAAGTGCCCGGCAATAATtttgattaatcaattaatcaatgaAAACCCTGCATTGAAAGCagttaatcgattaaaggctgaAATGACAAATGATTAAATGTTAATCGAATAAAAATGTTAATCGACCATCCCCAACACATTATGCCTGCCTCTTGCAACCTGTATTCCGAACTCCAATGCTCAGAAAAGACCGCATTTCTAATCTACTCAAATGAGTGCATTAGAACACTCATAATATTTATAGAGGCAGCCAGGCACAGTTGTTGCCACGAAGGAAGTTGTCAGAATGAATTTTTGTACACTCAATCATAACAGGCTTCACTGCGATGGTGACAATACTGCAGTAAAGCCACACATGAAGGCAGAGTTTGCGCACCCCCCCCCATTTCAATCCCTGCTGCAGGTTCCATGTGCGAAGATGTGGTAAATCCAATAGCTTATTGGTTCTAATTGGCTACAGATTCATTTTGTTCCTGTTCCATTTTCAGCTGATGTTGACGGTTCTGTGGAAGCTGTCCTGGATCTCTTGGACACTTACCACTCGCATCAGAAATGTCGTCTGGACATCATTCACTATGGAGTAGGACCAGTCTCGGAATCTGATGTGGAGTTAGCACAACCATTCAATGGTAAAGCCGCGAATGCCATGTCGAGTACAAATTAATCATTTAGCACCTCACAAAACTACAACTCAACAACGGATGAGTTCagtttatttaaaaaatatatatatcattGCAACTTAAATGTGCTTTGCTACTTCAGCATAGCATGAAATCAAAgaggtgtgtatgtgtgtgtgttgctcACAGTTAACCTACGTATTGTTACACCTTCATCACTTGTCTGTGTTAATGCTTATTTGTTATATGAACTTTCTGTATGCACATCTTGCATAATATGTGCACATCTTACAACCTGCAATCCTTCTGTAAGCCACAATCTCATCTTACACTTTTACCTAGAAAGCTCCTTTTTGTATGTTTAATAAAGTGAGTAAGTTTTCACTTTTTAGTACCTTTACAGCCAGGCTAAAAGTTAGAAAAAAACTCTCGGTGCTGGTTTTCCTGAAATTAGTATTGACTGCTGGCCCAAATTTAGGCACTGAATTaagaaattaaattctgggttttGCGTGCTAAAGCcatgacatgattatgaggcacgccataatgggggactcctccagattaattttgactatctgggcttctttaacgtgcacctaatcgaCGGTACACCGGCGTTTTTAAGCACTGAATACATGACAATATACGCACAAATGCACTGCGCAGCCCAGCTTTGCAAAAAGCAGCAACTTCTCTTGCAGGCATCGTCTACGCCTTTCACGTTCCCGTTCTGGGCGCAGCTTCATCAGCAGCAGAGGAGGGAAACGTTGACATTCGCAGTTACAATGTCATCTACCATCTCGTTGACGACATCAAGAAGGAACTTGGCAAGCGGCTGCCCCTCCTTGATGAGGACGAGGTTCACGGTTAGTCGCTTTGCTGTCCCACCTTCGGCCTAGAGTTCAATAGCTGACGTCGCACAACGTGGGGGAAGAGGTACTGGTCACATTCAGCCAACCAGGAATGGGAACCAAAGAAGGATTTGTCCATTGTCCGCAGCTGATCTCACTCTGTGCAAGGATTAGTTGCATGCAATGTGTGAGCCATCCTTCCATTCTCTGAAACATTAGTCTTGTTCCTGGTTGGCTAACAGAAGCTTGTCGTGTAGGTGTAGATGGAAGTTACGTAAGCACTGCCTTGCTTCAGTtgcttttcttgttttgaaaaCTTCCTCAGGGGAAGCGCTTGTGCAGCAAGAATTTATGATCAACGAAGGACGAAAGAAGATCCCCGTAGCAGGGTGCAAATGTACAAAAGGAACCTTGCGCAA encodes the following:
- the LOC119457685 gene encoding translation initiation factor IF-2, mitochondrial; this encodes MAASMRVTAVRHLRRFRLRPSSISSAARTLTLEYPDHHGTSHGCSLCGSRLFSTSYWRWAKKMEKPFVPSRTKPKHPVVKVWKNITLAELAKVVERPIDDIYEAIVFVENAGQYDHDDCAIDDADILFLILKRLGLRGQLVAPPEQPSQKKEFQDAVRRPPADPSVLVPRPPVITIMGHVDHGKTTLLDTLRNTNVVDQEFGGITQHIGAFTVKLPGKDRITFLDTPGHAAFSAMRERGAMATDIVILVVAADDGVMEQTVESIRYAREANVPMIVAINKMDKPTADIDNVKKGLIVHGIQMDDEGGDTQYVCISALKGTNLDKLTETILTQAELMEIKADPKGPVEGVIIESMSDQHRGKLSTALVQRGTLRKGAYLVAGLAWAKVRGMFDEWGKPVQSAPPGTPVQVIGWRSLPSAGDVIIEVESEKRAQQVVHWRESQMQAEKDVEEYKAIQEKVQQHLKQYKVELEQRRAMGHRKRRKRLTNREKEYTVDSTPCLPIVVKADVDGSVEAVLDLLDTYHSHQKCRLDIIHYGVGPVSESDVELAQPFNGIVYAFHVPVLGAASSAAEEGNVDIRSYNVIYHLVDDIKKELGKRLPLLDEDEVHGEALVQQEFMINEGRKKIPVAGCKCTKGTLRKNALYKVVRDSETIHSGPLVSMRHLKNEVESIKKDVECGLMFQDPNVRFKHGDILVCYSIKQVPQETDWDPGF